TTGCTCCGCAAGATGGCCCCCCGGCTTCCCATTCAAGATGAGTACGAGCGTACAGGTGCAAATTGCGGTGAACACAACCCCAAAAGCCAGTAGCCACCCTGAGAGACGTACAGTATCGGACGTCGTTCGTCTCGCCTCCAAATAACTCGCCATTCTATCTGCCTGCTGATTCATCTTGGCCGCTCCAGATGTTTCGCCCTCAAAATTGGGTCAGAATGATTCATCAAATATACTTGTAGCAATCACCTTGAATTGTCTGAACAATAACAATTATTGCCAATGAAAATAAAAGACTTGGAGTATACGACGGGCTTGAAGCCCGTATCGGCGCATCTTGCTACTTGCTGAGAGCGTGAATTGCTATCCCTTCAGCGCCCCCGCCGTGATCCCTTCCGTGAGCTGCCGCTGCAGCAGCACGTAGACCAGCAGCGTCGGCAGCACCACGATCACCAGCGCGGCGAAGAGCAGCCCGAAATCCGTGCGGTACTGGGCCTGCATGCTTACACTCGCCAGGCCCAGCGGAAGGGTCTTGTTCTCCGGCGTGTTCACGAAGACCAGCGCGAAGATGTATTCGTTCCAGATGCCGAGGAAGTTGAAGATCGCGGCGGTGATCAATCCCGGTTTTGCCAGCGGCAGCATGACGTGCCAGAAAGTGCGGTACTCGCCGCAACCATCCATGATAGCCGCCTCACGCAACTCGCCGGGCAGCGACTTGAAGAATCCGCTGAGCACCAGAATCGTGAAGGGGAGGCTGAGGGCGATGTACAGCAGGATCAGCCCGAACTGAGAATCATAAAGCTGGAAACGCAGGCCGAAGGGTTGCAGCAACTGGGTGCCCAGTTCCGAAAGCCAACTGAACTCAAAAAACACGGGAATCAAAAGCAACTGCGCGGGAATCATCATCCCACTGATGAAAAAGAGGAAGATCGCGCGGTTGCCGGGGAAATTGAAACGCGCCAGCACATAGGCCGCCATGGCCGCAATTGCCAGCGTGCCGAACAGCGACCAGCCCGTCACCCAGACGCTGTTGAAGAAGAAGCGGCTGAAGCCGGAATCGACCCAGGCTTTGCGGTAATTACGGAAGGCGGCATCCTTGGCCAAAGGTCCGCTCACCGATGATTCAATCGCGGCGATCATTCCCGAATCCAGCGTTGTCGGCGGTGTGCCCCAGGTCACACCCGCCTCCAGCGCGCCGTTGCCATCGGGATCTAGCAAGGAAAAGTTCTCGGAGAGCGCTTTCAGTGCCGTGGCGTTGATGCTTTCGACGTCTGTGGACAGCGAAATGGCCCCATCGATCTCGTCCTGCTCCAGCAGCCCATCGGCCGGAATTCCTGAGAACAGCCACGGAACACCGAAAGGGTTCTGTACAAACTCCTTCGAGCTCCGCAACGAGTTCACCAACACCCAGCCCATGGGCACAGCCACGGCGCAAAGCCACCCGATCAGGATGACGTATACCGCGATGGTTTGGATGCGTTGCATGGTGAAACCTCAATTACCAATTAATATTCAATAGTCGGGGCAGAAAAACTTTAACCACGAATGGACACGAATTTACACGAATAAGATCGGGAATGCTTATTACGAGTTCAACATGAACGATTGACAGACACCTGTGACACCAAGCCCATTCCCCCCTTTTTCTTCCGTGAAATTCCGTGCCTTTC
The sequence above is a segment of the Candidatus Hydrogenedentota bacterium genome. Coding sequences within it:
- a CDS encoding carbohydrate ABC transporter permease, whose product is MQRIQTIAVYVILIGWLCAVAVPMGWVLVNSLRSSKEFVQNPFGVPWLFSGIPADGLLEQDEIDGAISLSTDVESINATALKALSENFSLLDPDGNGALEAGVTWGTPPTTLDSGMIAAIESSVSGPLAKDAAFRNYRKAWVDSGFSRFFFNSVWVTGWSLFGTLAIAAMAAYVLARFNFPGNRAIFLFFISGMMIPAQLLLIPVFFEFSWLSELGTQLLQPFGLRFQLYDSQFGLILLYIALSLPFTILVLSGFFKSLPGELREAAIMDGCGEYRTFWHVMLPLAKPGLITAAIFNFLGIWNEYIFALVFVNTPENKTLPLGLASVSMQAQYRTDFGLLFAALVIVVLPTLLVYVLLQRQLTEGITAGALKG